One stretch of Lacrimispora sphenoides DNA includes these proteins:
- a CDS encoding chemotaxis protein CheC: MKITRYDEMSGLGLDLIREIGSIGTGNSATALSSMLGKTVRMTLPDVQILDYNDAIKFLGDPEEIVAAILVKMSGEINGLMLFVLKLDFINQVLSSLMQEEIEDYYQLNVLETSALEEVGNIIISSYVNAISSLSDVSISLSVPDTAINMLGGILSVPMVEFGYQTDKMMMISGQFIIGGKVLHSDLLMMPEIQSLNFLMEKLGIING; encoded by the coding sequence ATGAAGATAACACGTTACGATGAAATGAGCGGATTAGGGCTGGACTTAATCCGGGAGATAGGCAGCATAGGCACAGGAAATTCAGCTACTGCACTGTCCTCCATGCTGGGAAAGACCGTGCGCATGACTCTTCCGGATGTACAGATTCTCGATTATAACGATGCCATTAAATTTTTGGGAGACCCGGAAGAAATTGTGGCGGCTATATTGGTTAAGATGTCTGGAGAGATCAACGGACTAATGCTGTTTGTCCTGAAACTGGATTTTATCAACCAGGTCTTATCCAGTCTTATGCAGGAGGAAATTGAAGACTATTACCAGTTAAATGTTTTGGAAACCTCAGCACTTGAAGAGGTGGGAAATATTATCATATCTTCTTACGTCAATGCCATTTCCTCCCTCAGTGACGTCTCCATTAGTTTGTCTGTTCCTGATACAGCGATAAATATGCTGGGCGGAATATTAAGCGTGCCAATGGTGGAGTTTGGCTATCAGACGGATAAAATGATGATGATCAGCGGTCAGTTTATCATAGGGGGCAAGGTGCTCCATAGTGATCTTCTTATGATGCCGGAGATTCAATCATTGAACTTTTTAATGGAAAAGCTGGGGATAATCAATGGATAA
- a CDS encoding chemotaxis protein CheD, which translates to MDKNLTVGIADMKFARQEGILITYALGSCIGISLYDPMIKLGALVHIMLPEVFGSGDGNIFKYADTGLAETLRKIEIMGARKPRLIAKIAGGAKMFELQGNSTLGNIGARNIISVKQILRSEGIRLVAEDVGENYARTMTFDVSTGGVRIRTYGRAEIDL; encoded by the coding sequence ATGGATAAAAATCTGACGGTTGGAATCGCAGACATGAAGTTTGCCAGGCAGGAGGGAATTTTAATTACTTATGCCCTTGGTTCCTGTATTGGGATTAGTTTGTATGACCCAATGATTAAGCTGGGAGCTTTGGTACATATAATGCTTCCGGAGGTATTCGGTTCAGGTGATGGGAATATATTTAAGTACGCAGATACCGGACTGGCTGAAACGCTGCGCAAGATAGAGATCATGGGAGCGAGAAAGCCCAGATTGATTGCTAAGATTGCCGGAGGAGCAAAGATGTTTGAATTACAGGGAAACAGTACTCTTGGTAATATCGGCGCCCGTAATATTATCAGCGTGAAACAGATTCTTCGCTCAGAGGGGATCCGTCTTGTGGCTGAGGATGTGGGAGAAAACTACGCACGGACCATGACCTTTGATGTCAGTACGGGAGGAGTCAGAATAAGGACTTACGGTAGAGCGGAAATTGATTTGTAA
- a CDS encoding chemotaxis protein: MAETEILLESGTNEIEIMEFTIYGELYGINVAKVREIMMSDKVKPIPHAHASVEGIFKPRDILLTVIDLPHYLTGSKTEQQPKDLFIITNFNKLHIAFRVHSVVGISRISWKDIQKPDNTISRGEEGVATGIAQCGKDLVTILDFEKIVAEIAPETGIQLNEINKFEDREKNGSPILIAEDSILLTRMIEASLRKAGYHNLTFKNNGQEAWDYLNQIRNDSDFANKISLIITDIEMPEMDGHHLTKLVKDDKALQHIPIVIFSSMINQELMIKGKKLGADEQLSKPEIGHLVEVIDHLLQRR; this comes from the coding sequence ATGGCAGAAACAGAGATTTTGTTAGAGTCAGGTACCAATGAGATCGAAATAATGGAATTTACCATTTATGGTGAATTGTATGGCATCAACGTGGCAAAAGTACGTGAAATCATGATGTCAGATAAAGTAAAGCCCATTCCTCATGCTCACGCTTCTGTGGAGGGAATATTCAAGCCCAGAGATATCCTTCTCACTGTAATTGACCTTCCCCACTATCTGACAGGAAGCAAAACAGAGCAGCAGCCGAAAGATTTATTCATTATTACTAACTTTAACAAGCTGCATATTGCGTTCCGAGTTCACAGCGTAGTGGGAATAAGCCGCATTTCATGGAAGGATATACAGAAGCCGGACAATACCATCAGCCGGGGGGAGGAAGGAGTGGCAACAGGCATTGCCCAGTGCGGGAAGGATTTGGTTACAATCCTGGATTTCGAAAAAATCGTAGCGGAAATTGCCCCGGAAACAGGGATTCAGTTGAATGAGATTAACAAATTTGAAGACAGGGAAAAAAATGGAAGCCCCATTCTGATTGCAGAAGATTCCATATTGTTAACCAGGATGATAGAAGCTTCGCTTAGGAAGGCAGGCTACCATAACCTGACTTTTAAAAACAACGGACAGGAAGCATGGGACTACTTAAATCAGATTCGGAATGATTCGGACTTTGCTAATAAAATAAGCCTGATTATTACAGATATCGAAATGCCGGAAATGGATGGTCACCATCTGACAAAGCTGGTGAAGGATGATAAAGCGTTACAGCACATTCCGATTGTTATTTTTTCATCAATGATCAATCAGGAATTAATGATCAAAGGAAAGAAGCTGGGCGCAGATGAGCAGTTGTCCAAACCGGAAATCGGACATCTGGTTGAAGTGATTGACCATTTGCTTCAAAGGAGGTAA